One Microplitis mediator isolate UGA2020A chromosome 3, iyMicMedi2.1, whole genome shotgun sequence DNA segment encodes these proteins:
- the LOC130664412 gene encoding leucine-rich repeat and IQ domain-containing protein 4-like produces the protein MEELIEEIKNKKILHWNYRGFNELPQVFKNYGHDVREIYLKENKLTCLPPWICDFNNITNLYLSGNKLNIFPEELCQMKQLLVIDLCDNNIELLPNSIQNLSNLRQLLLDDNYLNQLPIELLKLECLEILSLARNNLITLPEWLGSLKKLDKLIVDNNYLEEIPNRLTLACSLTTISIKSNRLRYLPLNSFISPVNIYFDCNPNVNYLSYSILCQLLELGWEDGKNCLINECRLVMSASKNIKLLVNLCGIKEDKKDIIELPRQLFQVFGEDIKIPVSLWELSLRNLYKNKEDDFFDKYYTLKHDIFYNLLSNGPISICLNSHCREPIFTEAWIVVGKSEECVFLVITLFCSQNCASSFDFPSHGIETLSWDYYDG, from the exons ATGGAGGAAttaattgaagaaataaaaaataaaaaaatcctacACTGGAATTACCGCGGGTTTAATGAATTACCTCAGGTGTTTAAAAATTACGGTCACGATGTACGGGagatatatttaaaagaaaataaattgacgTGTTTACCTCCATGGATTTgtgattttaataatataacaaacttatatttatctggtaataaattaaatatatttcctGAAGAGTTATGTCAGATGAAACAATTATTAGTTATCGATTTGTGTGATAATAATATCGAGTTACTACCAAatagtattcaaaatttatctaatttacgacaattattattagatgataattatttaaatcaattacctattg aattattaaaacttgAGTGCTTGGAAATTTTGTCATTAGCacgaaataatttaataactttaccAGAATGGTTGGggtcattaaaaaaactagataaattaattgttgataataattatttagaagAAATACCAAATCGTCTTACACTCGCTTGCTCACTTACAACTATTTCCATTAAATCAAACag attGAGATATTTACCTTTGAATTCATTTATATCACCAGTAAACATTTATTTCGACTGTAATCCGAACGTTAATTATTTGTCGTATTCGATTTTGTGCCAACTACTGGAACTCGGTTGGGAAGATGGAAAAAATTGTCTGATAAATGA GTGTAGACTAGTGATGAGTGCtagcaaaaatataaaactgtTAGTTAATTTATGTGGAATCAAAGAGGACAAAAAAGATATTATTGAGTTACCAAGGCAACTGTTCCAGGTGTTTGGagaagatattaaaatacCGGTGTCTTTATGGGAATTGTCGTTAcggaatttatataaaaataa AGAAGATGATTTCTTTGACAAATACTACACATTAAAAcacgatattttttataatttactatcAAATGGCCCCATAAGCATTTGTTTAAACAGCCATTGTCGAGAGCCAATTTTCACCGAGGCCTGGATTGTCGTCGGGAAAAGCGAAGAGTGTGTTTTTCTAGTCATCACACTATTCTGCTCCCAAAA CTGTGCCAGTAGTTTTGATTTTCCATCACACGGAATAGAAACACTGTCCTGGGATTATTACGACGGTTAA
- the LOC130664411 gene encoding uncharacterized protein LOC130664411 yields MMARASMSAQDPVSSYMDGVNVKIAEAYKPPRKVTLPAAYNNKFPDIDRYNYDFSLEKSILEKLEEWRKVRKENNEARKQRMEERKKREQEEEDLSKSNSSSSPDALPLPVKVAPAPKTTILTPQPLSPPGDLHDIDLNVKSNGLDYADFDNDTSSPFDNMELKTINDMEELAQVLQPSQWAPPARIENILKELTLENKINESDNDDKDTGVVNKIDDRNDNNNHVESKRRNISIIVEELQRELERPHMENWKPWPDLESPECISNTNTKDLCSNTEESMKITNVLESLSSEEDKKLAKHLSDMGFPLSRAARAIGDLGGKDNKKVVEYLLAVQWLEELGLPGDDAEKALALNDYDQERAKKYHDNLCTLKDLGFSEDEASKALLKFDTDRDKALDYLCA; encoded by the exons ATGATGGCAAGAGCGTCAATGTCAGCACAAGATCCAGTATCATCATACATGGATGGTGTTAATGTAAAAATAGCTGAAGCGTATAAACCACCTAGGAAAGTCACTCTTCCAGCAgcttacaataataaatttcctgaCATCGATCGTTATAATTACGATTTCAGCCTAGAGAAATCTATTTTGGAGAAG TTGGAGGAATGGCGGAAAGTAAGAAAAGAAAACAACGAAGCGCGTAAGCAGCGTATGGAGGAAAGGAAGAAACGCGaacaagaagaagaagattTAAGTAAAAGCAATTCATCTTCATCACCAGATGCACTTCCACTGCCAGTTAAAGTTGCTCCTGCACCTAAAACGACAATACTTACACCCCAGCCGCTGTCACCACCGGGTGATCTCCATGATATTGATCTTAATGTCAAGTCAAATGGGCTAGATTACGCGGATTTTGATAATGACACGTCTAGTCCGTTTGATAACatggaattaaaaacaataaatgatATGGAAGAGCTTGCACaa gtTTTGCAACCATCGCAGTGGGCACCGCCAGCGAGGATTGAAAATATACTTAAAGAATTaactttagaaaataaaataaatgaaagtgataatgatgataaagATACGGgtgttgtaaataaaatagatgatcggaatgataataataatcatgttGAATCTAAGCGCCggaatatttcaataattgtTGAAGAACTTCAGCGTGAACTAGAGCGCCCACATATGGAA aactggAAACCGTGGCCAGATCTAGAGAGCCCGGAGTGTATATCCAACACAAACACCAAAGATTTGTGCAGCAATACAGAAGAATCAATGAAAATAACGAACGTACTGGAGAGTTTGTCGTCGGAGGAGGATAAAAAATTAGCTAAACATTTAAGCGACATGGGATTTCCTCTGTCGCGTGCTGCTCGGGCGATTGGTGATCTAGGTGGTAAGGATAATAAGAAAGttgttgaatatttattagCCGTCCAATGGTTAGAGGAATTAGGATTACCCGGTGATGATGCTGAGAAAGCGCTGGCGCTTAATGATTATGATCAAGAGAGAGCCAAAAAGTATCACGATAACTTGTGTACTCTCAAAGATCTTGGATTTTCTGAGGACGAGGCTTCTAAAGCTCTGCTCAAGTTTGATACTGACCGCGATAAAGCTCTAGACTATTTGTGTGCGTag